In Myxocyprinus asiaticus isolate MX2 ecotype Aquarium Trade chromosome 8, UBuf_Myxa_2, whole genome shotgun sequence, a single genomic region encodes these proteins:
- the LOC127445029 gene encoding actin-related protein 2-A isoform X2 → MVGDEASELRSMLEVNYPMENGIVRNWDDMKHLWDYTFGPEKLNIDSRNCKILLTEPPMNPTKNREKIIEVMFETYQFSGVYIAIQAVLTLYAQGLLTGVVVDSGDGVTHICPVYEGFSLPHLTRRLDIAGRDITRYLIKLLLLRGYAFNHSADFETVRMMKEKLCYVGYNIEQEQKLALETTVLVESYTLPDGRVIKVGGERFEAPEALFQPHLINVEGVGVAELLFNTIQAADIDTRAEFYKHIVLSGGSTMYPGLPSRLERELKQLYLERVLKGDVDKLSKFKIRIEDPPRRKHMVFLGGAVLADIMKDKDNFWLTREEYQEKGMRVLEKLGVTVR, encoded by the exons ATGGTGGGAGACGAGGCGAGCGAGCTGCGCTCCATGCTTGAGGTGAACTACCCGATGGAGAACGGCATCGTGAGGAACTGGGACGATATGAAGCACCTGTGGGATTACACCTTCGGCCCCGAAAAACTCAACATTGACTCGAGAAACTGCAAGATCCTGCTCACAGAACCGCCCATGAACCCCACCAAGAACCGCGAGAAGATCATTGAG GTGATGTTTGAGACCTATCAGTTCTCAGGGGTTTATATCGCCATTCAGGCCGTGCTCACTCTCTACGCTCAAG GTTTGCTGACAGGTGTGGTGGTGGACTCTGGCGATGGTGTCACTCATATTTGTCCAGTGTACGAAGGCTTTTCTCTTCCTCATCTCACACGCCGACTGGACATCGCAGGAAGAGACATCACACGCTACCTCATCAAG ctGTTGTTGTTGAGGGGTTATGCCTTCAATCACTCAGCTGACTTCGAGACGGTGAGGATGATGAAGGAGAAGCTGTGTTACGTGGGTTATAACATCGAGCAGGAGCAGAAGCTCGCGCTGGAGACCACAGTGCTGGTGGAGTCTTACACA cTGCCTGACGGGAGGGTGATTAAAGTAGGCGGCGAGCGGTTCGAGGCGCCGGAGGCTCTGTTTCAACCTCACCTTATTAACGTTGAGGGAGTGGGCGTGGCCGAACTGCTCTTCAACACCATCCAGGCAGCTGACATCGACACCAG ggcTGAGTTTTACAAACACATCGTGTTGTCGGGTGGTTCTACGATGTATCCTGGTCTGCCGTCTCGTCTGGAGCGTGAGCTGAAGCAGCTCTATCTGGAGAGAGTGCTGAAGGGAGACGTCGACAAGCTCTCG AAGTTTAAGATCCGTATCGAGGATCCTCCTCGTCGTAAACATATGGTGTTTTTGGGTGGAGCTGTGTTAGCTGACATCATGAAGGACAAAGACAACTTCTGGTTGACCAGAGAGGAGTACCAGGAGAAGGGCATGCGTGTTCTGGAGAAGCTTGGGGTCACCGTTAGATAA
- the LOC127445027 gene encoding sprouty-related, EVH1 domain-containing protein 2-like, with amino-acid sequence MTEESHPDDDSYIVQVKAVVMTRDESSGGWLAQEGGGLSRVGVCKVVPADLELLGRNGFLIYGERLKDKQVILQCFLKKDLVYTKATPTFHHWRVDNRKCGLSFQSPADARAFDRGVRKAIEDLTEGSTTSSSTLQNEAELGDDDVFTNATDSSSNSSQKREPLMQTLAPISLSEPHHCILGHLYDQHRHSDRYYLDQTVPMFPCPRHVRFHEEDEEIVRINPRERSWLTGYEDYRHATTGTHGKPLRPDATDAYVHLAKSEPPKHDYTYTYPLSGDEHTTHDGKTGIGGGVVTGQPRALTTKWLPHRVEDSRERLRCVYCQNMFSPMENGRGRCQEAPDPVQTCIRRVSFMWCADSLLYHCMSDPEGDYSDPCSCDASEERFFLRWLALLGLSLLAPCMCCYAPLRACYHCGVACHCCGGKHKAVG; translated from the exons TGACAGTTACATAGTGCAAGTGAAAGCAGTGGTCATGACACGGGACGAGTCTAGCGGGGGCTGGCTGGCACAGGAGGGCGGTGGTCTCAGTCGAGTGGGCGTCTGTAAGGTGGTCCCGGCTGATCTTGAGCTTCTGGGACGGAACGGCTTCCTCATCTATGGAGAGAGACTTAAAGACAAGCAG GTGATCCTACAGTGCTTTCTGAAGAAGGATCTAGTGTACACTAAAGCCACGCCCACTTTCCATCATTGGAGAGTCGACAACAGGAAGTGTGGACTGTCGTTCCAGAGCCCTGCGGATGCCCGAGCGTTTGATCGCGGCGTGAGGAAGGCAATCGAGGACCTCACAGAGG GCTCCACTACTTCTTCGTCTACGCTGCAGAATGAGGCCGAGCTGGGTGACGATGACGTTTTCACA AATGCCACCGACAGCTCGTCCAACTCTTCTCAGAAAAGAGAACCATTAATGCAGACGCTTGCACCAATCAGCTTATCCGAGCCCCACCATTGCATTCTGGGACATCTGTATGACCAACACAGACACTCTGACCGTTATTACCTGGATCAG ACGGTGCCCATGTTCCCATGTCCACGTCACGTCCGATTCCATGAGGAAGACGAGGAGATTGTGCGGATTAACCCCCGTGAACGTTCTTGGTTAACGGGCTACGAGGACTATCGGCATGCTACTACGGGGACACACGGCAAACCTCTGCGACCAGACGCCACGGATGCTTACGTTCACCTCGCTAAGAGCGAACCGCCAAAACACGACTACACTTATACTTACCCACTCAGTGGGGATGAACACACGACGCACGACGGCAAAACAGGCATTGGCGGTGGCGTAGTcaccgggcagccgcgagcgctAACGACAAAATGGCTGCCACACCGCGTGGAGGACAGCAGAGAGCGCTTGCGATGCGTTTACTGCCAAAACATGTTCAGTCCCATGGAAAATGGGCGCGGGCGCTGTCAGGAAGCTCCCGACCCCGTACAAACGTGCATTCGGCGGGTTAGCTTCATGTGGTGTGCGGACAGCTTGCTCTACCATTGTATGTCGGACCCTGAGGGCGACTACTCGGACCCGTGTTCCTGCGACGCCAGTGAAGAGCGGTTCTTCCTGCGTTGGCTAGCACTCCTGGGACTGTCGCTGCTAGCACCCTGCATGTGCTGTTACGCGCCGCTGCGAGCGTGCTACCATTGTGGTGTCGCGTGCCACTGCTGCGGCGGCAAGCACAAAGCAGTGGGGTGA